The following are encoded together in the Bacteroidia bacterium genome:
- a CDS encoding LptF/LptG family permease produces MFKSLHLLVLRSFVGPFFVTFFIALFVLMLQFVMKYLDDFVGKGLATEVILELLGYAIVPFVLYALPMAILLSSLMTFGNLGEHYELVAMKSAGISLPRIMMPLLIADLLLAVGLFFYANLVIPKANLNFYSLLYDITQAKPAFQLTSGVFYNGIKDVSIQAKKVDNATNTLTDVLIYDHTSNLGANKIIVAKQGKMQFTRDKNYLVMTLYDGWLHEELLPEPNKAKNFPHATTYFRKYTTLFDISSLQLNRTDKKLFLYSEKMKNTKQLVRMQDSLQVEIAKMIHNAKEYFKPYFHYDSSLKKQNTSFNPDWAAKPVIEWFAKDKQNLIYRNAFNQAQGHRDYLIGYRNDLIESQKRKIKAELEYHQKFALPIICIIFMGIGAPLGSIIRKGGLGLPTVVSTVFFILYWIISEWGRKMALKQEIAAVHGAWLGVYILLPVSIIITYLATTDANILDTSYYKSAIYKWIGKPLYSSSDGATSFIQNKNA; encoded by the coding sequence ATGTTCAAAAGCTTACATTTATTAGTACTGCGTTCTTTTGTGGGTCCTTTTTTTGTTACCTTTTTTATTGCCCTGTTTGTGCTGATGCTGCAGTTTGTAATGAAATACTTGGATGATTTTGTTGGCAAAGGCTTAGCCACAGAAGTAATTTTAGAACTACTTGGTTATGCCATAGTTCCTTTCGTGTTGTACGCCCTACCTATGGCTATTTTACTTTCTTCTTTAATGACCTTTGGCAACTTGGGCGAACATTACGAATTGGTAGCCATGAAATCCGCAGGTATCAGCCTGCCCCGAATTATGATGCCCTTACTCATCGCCGATCTTCTTTTAGCCGTAGGGCTATTTTTTTATGCGAATTTGGTTATACCCAAAGCAAACTTGAATTTTTATAGCTTGCTTTACGACATTACCCAAGCTAAACCTGCTTTTCAATTGACTTCAGGCGTTTTCTATAACGGTATTAAAGATGTAAGCATACAAGCAAAAAAGGTAGATAACGCTACAAATACCCTGACAGATGTGTTAATCTACGACCATACCTCTAACTTAGGCGCAAACAAAATTATCGTGGCTAAGCAAGGTAAAATGCAATTTACCCGAGATAAAAACTACTTAGTAATGACACTGTACGATGGCTGGCTGCACGAAGAACTTCTACCTGAACCTAATAAAGCTAAAAACTTTCCACATGCTACAACGTATTTTCGCAAATACACTACTTTATTTGATATCTCCTCTTTACAACTTAACCGAACCGATAAAAAATTATTCTTGTATTCAGAAAAAATGAAAAATACAAAGCAGTTAGTACGCATGCAAGACTCTTTGCAAGTTGAAATAGCTAAAATGATACACAATGCAAAAGAGTATTTCAAACCTTACTTCCACTACGATAGTTCGCTCAAAAAGCAAAATACCTCGTTCAATCCTGATTGGGCTGCAAAACCAGTGATTGAATGGTTTGCTAAAGATAAGCAAAATTTAATTTATCGGAATGCTTTCAACCAAGCACAGGGGCATAGGGATTACTTGATTGGATACAGGAACGATTTGATAGAAAGTCAGAAAAGAAAAATTAAGGCGGAGTTAGAGTATCATCAAAAATTTGCGTTACCTATTATATGTATCATTTTCATGGGAATTGGCGCTCCGCTAGGTTCTATTATTCGTAAAGGGGGGTTAGGGCTGCCAACGGTAGTTTCTACGGTGTTTTTTATTTTGTATTGGATTATTTCAGAGTGGGGTAGAAAAATGGCACTCAAACAAGAAATAGCCGCTGTACATGGTGCTTGGTTGGGCGTGTATATCTTACTACCTGTAAGTATCATTATCACTTACCTTGCCACCACAGATGCAAACATCTTAGATACAAGCTACTACAAAAGTGCTATCTATAAATGGATAGGAAAACCTTTATACTCTTCATCAGACGGGGCTACTTCCTTTATCCAAAATAAAAATGCGTAA
- a CDS encoding sulfite exporter TauE/SafE family protein has translation MPITDILILSLAALGAATLSAVAGFGGALILLPILSALLGVKVAIPVLTVAQFLGNASRVWLGRKELCWKPIVYFLITAVPLSLLGSYTFVKADVAWIKKFVGMMLIAVAVYRRLYKPVMRFSNKIMWIGGALTGFISGLVGSAGPLGAAFFLTLNLTKSAYVASEAFTALVMHAVKTLAYQKWMDIGKNELYLGLFLGLIMILGSWIGKRILERLNVKYFTFVVELLLIASGIKFIVQ, from the coding sequence TTGCCGATAACAGACATACTTATTTTAAGCTTAGCCGCTCTTGGAGCGGCTACATTGTCTGCGGTAGCAGGCTTTGGCGGAGCTTTGATTCTTTTACCTATTTTGAGTGCTTTGTTAGGTGTCAAGGTTGCAATTCCTGTACTTACCGTAGCACAATTTTTAGGAAATGCTTCACGAGTGTGGTTAGGTAGAAAAGAGCTTTGTTGGAAACCTATTGTATATTTTTTGATTACGGCTGTTCCGCTTAGCCTTTTAGGTAGCTATACCTTTGTAAAAGCTGATGTAGCTTGGATCAAAAAGTTTGTAGGGATGATGCTTATAGCTGTGGCAGTATATCGTAGGTTATACAAGCCTGTGATGCGATTTTCTAATAAAATAATGTGGATTGGAGGGGCATTGACAGGTTTTATATCGGGCTTAGTTGGGAGTGCGGGTCCTCTTGGGGCGGCTTTTTTCTTAACCTTAAATCTAACAAAATCTGCTTATGTAGCCAGTGAGGCTTTTACGGCGTTAGTTATGCATGCTGTAAAAACTTTGGCTTATCAAAAGTGGATGGATATAGGCAAAAATGAGCTTTACCTTGGGCTTTTTTTGGGCTTGATTATGATTTTAGGTAGTTGGATAGGCAAGAGGATATTAGAAAGATTAAATGTGAAGTATTTTACTTTTGTGGTTGAGCTTTTGTTGATAGCATCGGGCATAAAATTTATTGTTCAGTAG
- a CDS encoding metal-dependent hydrolase gives MKTTFQYLGHSCFLLTTNGQKVLVDPFISGNPLPDAQKIDIKSIMPNFILISHGHADHIADAVTIAQQSGATCICSWEIHEWLQKQGVTNTHPMNTGGFWNFAFGKVQAVVAHHSSGLPDGTYGGNPMGFVLNLSDITLYYSGDTALTLDMQLIPKRHKVDVAVLPIGSNFTMDIDDALTAAQFVQTKKVIPVHYDTFGFIVVDKEECAIKAKNAGIELIFVKIGETITLS, from the coding sequence ATGAAAACAACCTTCCAATATCTTGGACATTCCTGCTTTTTATTAACAACTAACGGGCAAAAAGTTCTAGTTGACCCTTTCATTTCTGGAAATCCTTTGCCCGATGCACAAAAAATAGATATCAAGTCTATCATGCCTAACTTCATTCTTATTTCACATGGGCACGCAGACCATATTGCTGATGCCGTAACTATTGCGCAACAGTCTGGCGCTACTTGTATATGCAGTTGGGAAATACACGAATGGCTACAAAAACAAGGAGTTACAAACACACACCCTATGAACACAGGCGGATTTTGGAACTTTGCTTTTGGTAAAGTACAAGCCGTAGTAGCGCATCATAGTTCAGGGCTACCTGATGGTACCTATGGCGGTAATCCTATGGGCTTTGTCTTAAATTTATCCGATATTACCTTGTACTATTCAGGCGATACTGCTCTAACCTTAGACATGCAACTGATACCTAAAAGACATAAAGTTGATGTAGCCGTGTTGCCCATAGGAAGCAATTTTACTATGGATATAGACGATGCTTTGACCGCAGCTCAATTTGTGCAAACTAAAAAAGTAATTCCTGTGCATTACGATACTTTTGGATTCATAGTAGTGGACAAAGAAGAATGTGCTATAAAAGCTAAAAATGCAGGTATAGAGCTTATCTTTGTCAAAATAGGAGAAACCATTACTTTGAGTTAA